The Chloroflexota bacterium genome contains the following window.
GGACTCGATCCCGCGCGAGTCATCATCCTGATTCATCAGTTCGTCAACCTGAAACGCGGCAGCGAGTTGGTCAAGATGAGCAAGCGCGCTGGCGAGTATGTCACGATGGACGAGCTGATTGACGAAGTTGGCGCGGATGCAGTGCGCTTTATGCTGATCTCGCAATCCGCGAACACGACGATGGACTTCGATCTCGAACTGGCGAAAAAACAATCGGACGAAAATCCGGTGTACTATGTGCAGTACGCGCACGCGCGCATCGCCAGCATTCTCGCCAAAGCGAACGAAGTTGGCATCACGAGCGCAGACGGCGACGTGGCGCTGCTCACGCATCCCGCCGAACTCGATTTGATTCGCGAACTGTTGCGCTTGCCTGAAATTGTCGAACTCGCGGCGACGAAACTCGAACCGCATCATCTACCGCATTACGCGATTGAACTCGCCGGCATCTTTCACGCGTTCTACAAGCAGTGCCGCGTCCTGTCGTCCGAACCCGGCGACGCCGCGATCAGCCGCGCGCGTTTGAAACTCGTCGCCGCCGCCAAGAGCACACTCGCGCGCACGTTGAGCTTAATAGGCGTGCGCGCGCCAGAGACGATGTGAGCCAGTGACGAGTGACGAGTAACGAGAAATGAAATCGCTTGCGATTGGTTGCGCGGGCTTGGTACTCGGCATCATCATCGGCACGGTGCTCGCGTTTGGCGTAAATGCGTTGTTCGCCAGCCGCGCCGCTGAGAACGTCGTGGTACCGCAACCGTTGCCGGGACAACCGGATGTTTCGGTGACGACGAGTACTGCGTACATCAACGCACAAATTCAACCCATCGCGCGTTCGAGCGGTCTCGCGCGCCAAATGACCCTCACGTTCAGCGCGCCCAATCTGTGCCGCGCAGTCGTCGTCAGCGATCTCGGCGCCGCGGTCACGTTGAACGCGACGATCACGCTGCGCGTCGCCGTACAAAACAATCGCATCGTGTTGACCGTGCAAGACACGCAGGTCAGCGGCGCGAGCATCGTGCAAGTCGTCGTGTCGCAACAAGTCGAAAAGATTCGCGCCCAAGCGGAAGAGCAAATCAATCGGCAACTGCAACGCGCATTGCAGGGCACCGGGATGCGGCTGGTCGGCATCAACATTACACCGAGCGATGTGACATTACAGTTCAAAACTGGACAGTGAAGTTGAGCGTCTTGCGTGAACGACATTCCGATCATTTTATTCAAACGAGAAAAAGATTGGACGACCTGGCTCGACAAAAATCATGTCGCGTCGTCCGGCATCTGGATGAAGCTGGCAAAGAAAAACTCTGAGCTAGTTTCGATCACTTACGCTGAAGCGCTTCAAGTCGCGTTATGCTACGGCTGGATTGATGGTCAGAAAAAAGGATTCGATGAATCCGCATGGCTTCAAAAATTTACGCCGCGCGGTGCGAAAAGTATTTGGTCCAAGATCAATCGCGAAAAAGCCGACATGCTCATCCAGAGCGGACGGATGAAACCTGCCGGGCTAAAAGCCATACAAGCGGCAAAGCAAGATGGACGATGGGATGCGGCGTACAGTTCATCGCGCAATGCAACGATCCCGAACGATTTTCAGTCCGAGTTGGACGAGCACTCTAATGCAAAATCTTTTTTCGAAACGCTCGACCGCGCGAACCGCTACGCGATTCTCTTTCGACTTGAGACCGCCAAAAAAGCCGAGACCCGCGCCAAACAGATTCAGCAATTCATTCGCATGTTAGAAAAGCACGAAAAAATCCATCCATAACCAAATAGGATTATTCAATCCATTGACACGGCACGCGCGGAATGTTACAATCATCCCAGATACCTATGAAGCCAAATTCCAGTACGCGCCGAGCTCTCCGGTTTCTCCTCATCGCGACTGCCGCGTGGCTTGCCGCGTGCTCTCTCGCGACGCCTCCCGCACCGCCTCCGCGCGACCTGGTCAATCAAGCCGCGCAAAAATTCTCCGCGATTCAATCGCTCCACTTTAGCATCGAGTTTAGCGGCGATCCGACGTACCTCGACCGCGCGCACACGCTGGCGTTGCGCCGCGTCGAAGGCGACGTAGTACGCCCTGACCGAATGCGCGCAAGCGTCAAAGCCGCGTTGCCGGGCGCGTACGTCCTCATCAACGCGATCGGCATCGGCGAACACCAATTCGCGACGAATCCGCTCAACGGCAAGTGGGAAAAAATTCCAACCGAGTGGGGTTTTAATCCCGCGATTTTGTTTCAGTCGAGCACCGGTCTCGGCGCGTTGATGACCCAAGCGCAAAACCTCACCGCACTCGCGGACGAACATATCGAGAACCAACGTTATCATCGTTTACGCGGCGACATTGCCGGTACGGCGGTCGCGCCGATCACGGGTTGGCTCATCGGCGACGGCACGATCCAGGTCGAGTTGTGGATCGGCGCGAACGATGCGCCGTTGCGCCGCATTCGTCTGACGGAAATCTTGCCGAACGCGACGCCCTCGCCAGGCACACCCGTCCCGCCGACGCAATGGTTGATTGACCTGACCAAGTTCGATGTGCCGGTCGAAATCAATCAGCCGGAGATCGGAAGCAAGTAGACACGGAAACCGGGAATCAAGGGAAATGAGGGAACTTGACCTGTTTCCCTGTTTCCTTGTTTACTCCACACCATTATCCAATGAACACCCGCTCACTTCACCCAACATTCACACTTGCACTCGTCGCGTTCGCGGTGTTTCTCGGCGCGCTCGATCTCACCGTCGTTTCGACGATTTTGCGCCAAGTCATTTTCGATTTCGAAATTCCGTTTCCGAGCGGACTGAATCAAGCCGCGTGGATCGTCACCGGCTATTTGCTCGCGTACACCTTGACGATGCCGGTCATGGGTCGCCTCTCCGATCTGTACGGCAGACGCCGCGTGTACACCGCATCGCTCGCGTTGTTCGTCGTCGGCTCCGTGATCGTCGCGCTGTCCAATTCGCTTGAGACGATGATTGCGGGACGCGTTGTGCAAGCCCTGGGCGCGGGCGCACTCGTCCCGGTCGCGATGGCAATCGTGGGCGATGTGTTGCCGCCAGAGAAACGCGCGGTCGCGCTTGGCATCATCGGCGCGGTGGACACCGCCGGCTGGGTTGCGGGACCGCTCTACGGCGCGTGGATGGTCACCCAGTTCGAGTGGCGTTGGGTGTTTTGGATCAACCTTCCACTCGGCATCGTCGCGGGCGTGCTTGCGTTCATCGCGTTGCGCGATCTCGATCACGCGACAACACACGCGCGAATGGATTACGCCGGCGCAACGTTGTTGTGCATCGCGCTCGCCTCGCTCAGTCTCGCGCTCACGGGCGAATCGAATTCGGAATCCGCGTTCGCTGCCGCAAGCGCATCGAGCAGCGGAGGTTTATCGCCGTACGCGCCGGCATTCTTCGCGCTCGGTCTCGTCGCGATCCTGGGATTTGTTTGGCGCGAACGCCGCGCGGCGAGTCCGCTGATTGATCTCGCGATGTTCAACGACGCGACGTTTCGCGCGGCGTGCGCGGTGAATCTGCTCGTCGGCGGTGTGTTGATCGCGGCAGTCGTGGACGTGCCGTTGTTCGTCAACACGGTGATGTTGCTCGCGCGGCGCATGACGCCCGCGCAAGCCGATTGGCACAGCGGCGTGATTCTCGCGATGCTCACCACCTCGATGATGCTCGCGGCATTCGTCGGCGGCGCGCTCACCGCGCGGTGGAGTTTTCGCGTACCGGTTCTGCTCGGCTTGGTCGTCACGACGCTGGGCTTGGGATTGCTCAGTCGTTGGAACGCGTCGCTCGACAACGTGACCCAAGCGCGCGACCTGGTCGTGTGCGGCGTCGGACTCGGCATCGTCATCTCGCCGATTGCCACCGCGGTGATCAACACCGTCGCGGAACACCATCGCGGCACCGCGTCCGCGATTGTGTTGATCTTGCGACTGGTTGGCATGACGATCGCGATCTCGGTGTTGACGACCTGGGGTGTGCATCGCTTTGACGAACTCTCGCGCGCCGCGCCGCTCGGCGCGCTGACCGCCGAATTTGTCGTCAACATTTCCGCGACCGTGATGAACGAAATTTTTCTCATTGCCGCTACGATCTCGGCTATCGCGCTGGTTCCCGCATTGTGGTTGAAATCTGTACGCATTCAAACGTAAGGCAAGTTTCCAACTTGCCATCTGGCAAATTAGAAATTTGCCCCACTGCCCAACTCGGAGGATGAAATGCAAGGAATGGCTCCGCAAGCGTCGCCGGAATCCGGCGGCAACAAAACGCTGTTGATCGGTTGTAGTGTGCTCGCCGTGCTACTCCTGGTCTGTGTCGGTATTTGGGTCGCGGTGGTGATGGTCGTCGGGACGGATACGCTACTCGCGCTCGCCGGCTTGGGACCCAAGGCGCAAGCCGCGTCGTTCGCGCCGGTAAACGCGCCGATCTTTGCGTCGCTCGATGTGGATTTTCAGCAAGCCGTGAATTTTCAAAAGGTGTGGAGCGCATTCGAGCAATCGCCGCGCGCGAAACAAAACACGGACGATTTCAAAAAACAATTTCGCGACGCGTTCAGTTGTGATTTCGACGCGGACATCGCGCCGTGGTGGGGTCCCGACCTCGCGTTCTTCTTCACCGACCTGACCAACCTCGCGCCGAGTACGACTTCCAGTCGCGCGACGACGAGCGCGCCGCCGAATTTCGTCGTCGCGATGGGCGTGCGCGATCAGGCGAAAGCGACTGCCGCGATCCAAAAGTGCGTCCCGAAAGATCAAACTGCGCGCACCGAAACGTACAAGAATAATAATCTGAAAATCTACAAAGACGCAACGGTCGCGCTGGTCGCGAACCATGTCCT
Protein-coding sequences here:
- a CDS encoding YdeI/OmpD-associated family protein; translated protein: MKLAKKNSELVSITYAEALQVALCYGWIDGQKKGFDESAWLQKFTPRGAKSIWSKINREKADMLIQSGRMKPAGLKAIQAAKQDGRWDAAYSSSRNATIPNDFQSELDEHSNAKSFFETLDRANRYAILFRLETAKKAETRAKQIQQFIRMLEKHEKIHP
- a CDS encoding LppX_LprAFG lipoprotein — translated: MKPNSSTRRALRFLLIATAAWLAACSLATPPAPPPRDLVNQAAQKFSAIQSLHFSIEFSGDPTYLDRAHTLALRRVEGDVVRPDRMRASVKAALPGAYVLINAIGIGEHQFATNPLNGKWEKIPTEWGFNPAILFQSSTGLGALMTQAQNLTALADEHIENQRYHRLRGDIAGTAVAPITGWLIGDGTIQVELWIGANDAPLRRIRLTEILPNATPSPGTPVPPTQWLIDLTKFDVPVEINQPEIGSK
- a CDS encoding MFS transporter, with the protein product MNTRSLHPTFTLALVAFAVFLGALDLTVVSTILRQVIFDFEIPFPSGLNQAAWIVTGYLLAYTLTMPVMGRLSDLYGRRRVYTASLALFVVGSVIVALSNSLETMIAGRVVQALGAGALVPVAMAIVGDVLPPEKRAVALGIIGAVDTAGWVAGPLYGAWMVTQFEWRWVFWINLPLGIVAGVLAFIALRDLDHATTHARMDYAGATLLCIALASLSLALTGESNSESAFAAASASSSGGLSPYAPAFFALGLVAILGFVWRERRAASPLIDLAMFNDATFRAACAVNLLVGGVLIAAVVDVPLFVNTVMLLARRMTPAQADWHSGVILAMLTTSMMLAAFVGGALTARWSFRVPVLLGLVVTTLGLGLLSRWNASLDNVTQARDLVVCGVGLGIVISPIATAVINTVAEHHRGTASAIVLILRLVGMTIAISVLTTWGVHRFDELSRAAPLGALTAEFVVNISATVMNEIFLIAATISAIALVPALWLKSVRIQT